The following DNA comes from Bos indicus x Bos taurus breed Angus x Brahman F1 hybrid chromosome 5, Bos_hybrid_MaternalHap_v2.0, whole genome shotgun sequence.
GTGCTGGGGGGATGCAGGCGGGGCCTCTGACTCTACGCAAAACGGACAGACCGGCTGCTCCCGCAGCTGAAGCTGGAGGCACGGGGCTGACAGGGGACGCAGGAGTCGGGCGCCAGCACTGTGATGCTGCCCCCGGTGGCCACGGGGCCCGAGGCGATCTGGCGGCCTGCGGTGGTGCTATACGTGAGGCCCCCACAGGTGACTCCACCGCGTGAGCTGCTGACACCTGTGGGAAGAgaggggacagggagggctgaATGGACCGCAGTGATGTCACCAACCCCAGGACAGGCCCCCAAGGGCTTCTGCATGCATGAGCTTCCTCCTCCCCGATGAGTTTAGTGGTTCATAACTCAGATCCTGTTCTCAGCACCTCAGCCTTCTAGGGCACCCAGGCGAGAAGGAAGCAAGTACCCCCAGATTCAGTGGCaaagctgaagtgaagtgaagtcgctcagtcgtgtccgactctttgtgaccccatgggctctagcctgctaggctcctgtccatgggattttccaggcaagggggtactggagtgggttgtcatttccttctccagggggtcttcccaacccagggattgaacccgggtctcccgcattggaggcagacgctttgccatctgagcaaccagggcaGCCCAGGGGCGAAGAGGCTGCCTTATTTCCCGGGTATGCAGTTCACACATTCACCAGTGGAGGGCGCCCAAAGATGCCTTTGCTTAGTGCCTCCAGGGAGAAGGTAAGGGGGTCGTGGCGGGGCGTAgtgggggagggagcagggggcATGAAAGGCCCCCTCCCAGGTCTGGAACTTTCCAGGTCCTGTAGGTTAGGCTGTCCGGCTCAAATCTGCCCATCAATAAAGCCAGTTTTCTAGGGGGGTTTCAAGCAGGTACTTACAGACATTCACAGAGCCCACTCCTTCGCACAGCCTACAGGAAAGAAAAGTCTAATTAATTCTAAGCACTGAGCTGGATTCCTTGAGGCAGCTTCCTTGAAGCTTAGGCACAGAGAGGGCCCTGCTGTGTACAGATCCAATTCCCCGGAGGCAGGAAGTGCTCCCTAGAGTTTGCCTTAAATGCTCACACTCCTTTAACTATTCACTGACCACAGAGACAAGGCCTTCTGCTTTTCAGCAGAGGTGAGTGAAGCTATGAAATCCACGTGCTGCTTCCAATCGGAATGACTTGGCCCACCCTGGATAGTGCCGATCAGGCTTACAGAAAGCATGTGAAAGGGCCTGGTACCAATGAAGAGCTATAGCATAGACTGCATCGACCTTATAATGTACCGGCTTCCAGGGCAGGCCAAGCGGCAGCCTCCTGTAGGAAGCTACTGGAAGAGAGTGGATTTCAGAGCCACAAGTCTTGCATGAGGGTCCTGGCTCTTCTGCTTATTAACTGTGTAGCCCCGAAAAGGTCGCTGAACGCTGGGCCTTATTTCCTTATCTTTGGATGGGAAAAACAATACCTggtttgtgaggattaaaatgaGCACGGAGCACAGGCCTAATAAAGTGTtcataaattattatttctattgaAGCCTGAGCTGTACTAGCAGTGGGCAAAGATGCAGTTCCCACTTGGGTTCAGGGAAGTTCACCCCCAGAGGACCAGGGCCGCCTCCTTCTAGACTCCCAAGGTTTCCTCAGCCTCACCTCTGCTCCTCGCCCTCCAGCAGGCGCCTGTAGGTGGCGATCTCGATGTCCAGGCCCAACTTGGAGTTCATCACCTCCTGGTACTCCTTGAGCAGGCAGGCCATGTCCTGCTTGGCCTTCTGAAgggcttcctccaacccagccaGCTTGCAGCGGGCATCGTTAAGGGCCGCCTCACCCTGCTGCTCAGCCTCAGCCACTGCGGCCTCCAGCTTGGTCCGCTGTGGGGAAGGAGATGTGAGGATGGGAAGGCGCAGCTAGGCTCATCTGAGCCAAGGGAGCTGGGGCAAGGATCCCAGAGAAAAGTTAGGTTAACCTCCTATGAGCAGGTAGTTAATGGGACTATGAACACAAGGGAGGTGATGGACACTTTTCATCATTTCTTCTTGATGGTGCTGCAGGGTGGCCAGAAGGGGGATATCAGTGATCTGGCTCATCTCAGCTCCTGTGCTGTGTGAAGTGCCAGggccccagccccctctctgGGCCCCTGCTTCCTCACGGGCACACTCTGAGGCCTGATTAGGGCTAGACCTTTGTTCTTCTGCAGGCAAAGGGCCTGGTGCTACAGTTTTCCTGTGCTGGGTATTCAAGCCCTCCCAGAACCCATACCTGGCACTTGGCATTTTCAATCTCAGCTGTCAGCCTCTGGATAATGCGGTTCAGCTCGTTGATCTCCTCCTTGGTGCGGCGTAGGGTCTCCCCATGCCGGATCACCGTGGCCTTCATCTCCTCACACtgagaggaagcagagaggctCCTGAGGCTCAGGATGGGACAGCTCATCCACTCAGGACAACTTGGATAATTGTGCAGGTTGCACAGTATTCAGCGTGTGCAACTATACATGGCCACCTTGCTCTGACACCCAAATTGAGATCTGTCTCTTTCTCGACATCCCTAAAGATCAAAGTCCCCAGGCAGAAGAAGCCTTTTCTAATCCACACTTCATATCCTTTCCAGTGCCATGTCCAGGAGGCAGGTGTTCTGGACCACTCACCTTGTTGCGGTACCAGGACTCAGCCTCAGCCCGGCTGCGACTGGCAATATCATCGTACTGAGCCTTGATCTCGGCGACAACACAGTCCATGTTCAGGTCTCGGCTGTTGTCCATCTTCACAATGACCGAGGTGTCTGAGATGTGGGCGTTGAGGATCTGGATCTCCTGGGGTGGGTGCCAAAAGCCAATGCATTTGGTTCTGGTGTCTGGTCTGGGTCACATGCTCTACCCCTGGGGGCTGTCCACTCCCTGGGGGACCCACTGGTCATGCATGATTCATGACTCCCACTCGCCTTCGTTCACACACAGGTACATCATCAGTGAAGCTGGAAGGGGCTCTAGAGATCAGCTGGGGACAGactttacaaatggggaaactgaatcCCAGTGTATGAAAAAGGCCTGACTCAACGTCATTCAGCAGGGAAGCTCGGGTATGAATGCCAGGACTAGTGATCTGTCCAGGAATTAAGACCCCTCTCTCACTGGAAACCCACCCTACCCACCCCCCGCACTCTCCACCCCACGTATACACTTTCATATCCATGTAGAGACCTATACACACTCAGACCAGCCACAGGCACACACACGGCAACACCCAGAGACCACAAGcacagagaagcccaagcacacACGTGCTCCACAGTCCTCGGTGCTCACGTGCACGTGTCTGTGACAGCCTCACAGTACGCccacttgcatgtgtgtgtgtgttccttacATGCTGTCATCCCTCAGGGGGTGAATGTGCACACAGTCTCCGCTCTGGGTCCCCTCaccttccctcccctcttccaGGCTGGTTGGCAGGGGCCCCCTCACCTCGTCATAGAGGCGCTTCAGGAAATTAGACTCCTCCACCAGGGCCTCCACGTTGGCCTCCAGGTCTGACTTTCGCAGGTAGGCACAGTCCACATCCTGGTGGTGGGGTAGAGAGGAGGGGGCGAGCGTGTGGGAGGAGGCCCCGGGAAGGTGCTCTGGGTGGGTGTGGCGACCAGTCCCACTGGAGGTTGTGCGCACAGAGGTGCCGCTCCCTCCCTCCCGGAGCCCATCCCCTTTACCTTCTTTAGAACCACGAACTCATTCTCCGCTGTGGCCCTCAAAGCCACCTCCTCTTCAtacctgtgtgtgagagagtcaGAGGCTGGAGCTGAGGAGTCAGGGTTTGGCAGCCATCCTGGGCAAGCTCTTCTGGGAGTCAAATGGGGTGAACTCTGCAAACGTCATCCCGTTCTCTCCCCATTCTATTTGTGCATTGTTTGTGGGCTAGCCCTGTCCCAGCCTGGCTCATTCCACCTGAGTCCTGCTGCCTCTGGGATGAGATCAGAGAATGCACATTCCATGCCCAGGTCTACACTCATCTTTCCATCCATCCTAGATCCAAAGAGAACTGGTGCCACGGGCAGAGTGGATGTggagcctgggtcaggaaggggaGCAGGAGGAGCAAGAAAGCCATGGAACCCCACTGGGCTTCCTTACTCCTCTGAAACCATCTCTAAGACCCATGGGCCTCCAAGGAGTTGAGGTGGAGCCAAAGAATCTGAAGAAACCTAGGCTCCTACTGCCCATCCTCTTGGGTAGCGGGCAGCCCCTCTTGGCAGACAGGCAGGAATCTTAATGAAGCTGCTTCAAGAGGGTTGTGGGCAGAGCCTTCCCCCTTAACCCTGTTACCACAGGTGGTGCCACACTCACTTCTTCTTGTAGCCCTCCAGCACCTCCTGCACGTGGTTGAGCTCTGAGGCCAGCCTCCCGCCGTCGGCCTCCACATGCTCAGCCTCCCGCCTCAGCGTCTCGATGTAGCCATTGAACAGGGGCTCCAGGTTGCTCTCGCAGCAGCGCTGGTTCTGGTAGAACTGCCACTTGGTCTCCAGCAGCTTGTTCTGCTGCTCCAGGAAGCGCACCTGCCGCCCAGAGTGGGAGAAAGAGACTCAGGAGGAGCCCCGGGAGGTGTCTGGTTCCCCAGAGTTCTCTCTTCCCCTGCCCTGGTGCCCGCTGAACAGCCGGGGCCAGGCGGGGGTTGAGCCCTGGAATCCCTACGACTCAGGGGGCCTTGCTCCCAGCCCCCCAGGGAGGCACTGTGGGTGGGAGTGACCCAGGCTTGAGGCCAAAGGTCAGATTCACATCCCAGGTCTGCCACTGTAATGGCAGCTGTCTCACCTCTGGGTGCTTGGTTTTCTCATTCCAAAACAGAGATGATAATAGTACCTTCCTTAAAGTTGTAAAGATTGAACAAGTTGCTACATGTAAAGTGTTTAGAAGAGTTTCTGACACACAGGAAGTACTCAACCAATTTAACTATGACTTTAATTACaagttcttcatttattcatgtaagcaacaaacatttattgaatacttactgtGTGGTCCCAGGGCTTGTgctaagatacacacacacacacacacacctttatcTATGACTGCACCTACCAATCAATTTTATTCAATTCTCACAACCCTATGGGGGGAGATCTTATTTCCCCTATAGTACAGGAGGGGAAAAGGAGACCCCAAGGTATGAAATGACTAACTTATCATCTCATAATTAGTCAGGAGTCAGGATCCTACGTTCCTTGAGCCTCCTTCACCTGCCTGTCACCATGATttatctagttcagttcagttgctcagtcgtgagaaccctatgaacagtctGTCTAAGCAGCTCCCTAAGCTCTCAGCTtcaatttgttattaaaaaaatagagatggTAATATCTACTCCAGTGAGTCATTTCAAGGATTAACTGAGATCACTAAAGAAAGTGATAATAAGAAGGTCCCCCTTACTGTCCTTCACCCCAGGTCCCAGACCCGAGTCTGGTCCTATCTCCTCTGCTGGAGTAaggccccatggacagagcccaCACGAAGGGAGGTGCAGCTGTGACCTTTGTGGGAGGCAGCCAGAGGGCAGCTGGGGATTTCTCACCCTCTGCACCGGTGGGTCTCTTCTCGCCAGTCTAGTGGCCTCCCCTCCTCCATTCCCAGCTCTGCACCCATGAAGCAGCCTGGCAAGCCTGGTTGGTTGCCTACCACATCTCCTCGCCCACTACTGTCCTTGGAAGAATgctaacagctaacatttatcacTTTCTATGTGCCGGCACTGATTGCACAGGAGCCCAGTTAATCTTCAAAGCAAACATATGAAGCCGGTTCTATCAAGGGGACAAGCAACAGGCCTGAAGATTAGCACTGTGAGCAGaggcggggaggtggggaggcGGCAGGGCTCTGAGCAGAGCTCCAACTGCTTCCCAAGCTGCCCCACCACGGGCCTTCTTTTCTCCCCACTGCCCCTCTGCTCGTCCAGCACCCAGCGCCCAATGTTTCACGGCAGCTCGGATATTCCCATGTTGTCTTGTCTCTGGAAGCGCAAACCCTTTACAGCACAGACTCAATTTCTGGACCATGCTGGGCTGCGGGTATAGATACACTTTGCTGGaattacatgagaaaaataaatccttCTGTGAAGATTGGCCTGCATTTCCCTCCGGTGGCTGGCAGCCATACGCTGGCTCCCCTGAAGACTGGGACCTTCCTGAGGGGAAGGCAGGGCCGGGGCCATCTCTGGACCATCCCAGGCCTCACTGACCTTGTCGATGAAGGCAGCGAACCTGCTGTTGAGGTTCTTGATCTGCTCCTTCTCCTCGTGCTTCACGCACTGCGCATTGGGGTCGATCTCCAAGTTGAGGGGCGTGAGGAGGCTCTCATTGACTGACACGGTGGTGATGCAGGGAGGGCTGAGGCCGCCCACGCCGCCGGAGCGGTACCCGAAGCTGCGGCTGCAGGAGCCAGCACGGAAGCCGCCCACCGCTATGCGGGGCCCACAGGAGCCCAGGGCCGAGACGCTGCGGCTGCCAAAGCCCGTCAGTCCCCGGTAGCAGGACACGCCTCGGTAAGGGGCGGCGGTGATGCAGCAGCGGCTGCCCGTTTTGGGGGCCACAGCCGAGCAGGAGCTGAAGGTCCTGGTGACGGAATATCCTGGACTGATCCTGTAGGAACGGCACGACATGGTGTGGGTCTGAGTGGATGGAGGTTTGAGCAAGGGAGTGTTGAGAGCGGCGGGTGCGCTACGTAGGATGCTTCTGGACCCTCTGATCCTCCTCAGTCCTTTTATTGGTGGAGAGAGCTGGGGTTGGCTAcatgaaagaagtgaaaagtcATTTTATGTTGTTTATTGGCTTGGGGAGTTTGCCAACAACTCTCCAAGGACTCGTCTTAAAGGTGAGCTCAGCAGTGACTCCCGGCCTCCGTAAAAGTATTGAAGATGTTATTAGGGACACTGTGCGTTTGcacttttcatcttcaaagcTCGTTTACATACATTAGGGTAATTAATTTTCCCGCAGTCTCCTTGTGAGATGGCCTCAACCCACACCTGGAGACGGGTTTGAACACAACAGTCTGGAATGGCTGAGTGTGGGGTAGGGACTGGGGCCACCATCTCCAGGAAGAAGCTCTAGGGCCCCAGGTTGGGGGAGACCACCAGAGATCATCACCTCTGTCCTCGGGGCTCCATACAGGATACATTCTCAGGTATATCGTTGTGTTTCAGGGGCAGATAGATCAAGAGAGCCCAAACCCATTCAAGCAGCATGGCTTGGGGGTGGTTCAGGTCCACAGAGGCTGTTTTGATCATGCTTCCTGCAGGGCAGAGGGTTGAGCCCATGGTCTCCTAGAACCTTCTGGATTCCAGCTTGAAAGGTTCTGTTCCAGGGCCTTCATTTCTCACCCACAAAACTACAAACCACTTAACTCTCAGTGGCCACAATAATGGCCTCTTGTGGATAATGGGGAGACTCCC
Coding sequences within:
- the LOC113893171 gene encoding keratin, type II microfibrillar, component 5 yields the protein MSCRSYRISPGYSVTRTFSSCSAVAPKTGSRCCITAAPYRGVSCYRGLTGFGSRSVSALGSCGPRIAVGGFRAGSCSRSFGYRSGGVGGLSPPCITTVSVNESLLTPLNLEIDPNAQCVKHEEKEQIKNLNSRFAAFIDKVRFLEQQNKLLETKWQFYQNQRCCESNLEPLFNGYIETLRREAEHVEADGGRLASELNHVQEVLEGYKKKYEEEVALRATAENEFVVLKKDVDCAYLRKSDLEANVEALVEESNFLKRLYDEEIQILNAHISDTSVIVKMDNSRDLNMDCVVAEIKAQYDDIASRSRAEAESWYRNKCEEMKATVIRHGETLRRTKEEINELNRIIQRLTAEIENAKCQRTKLEAAVAEAEQQGEAALNDARCKLAGLEEALQKAKQDMACLLKEYQEVMNSKLGLDIEIATYRRLLEGEEQRLCEGVGSVNVCVSSSRGGVTCGGLTYSTTAGRQIASGPVATGGSITVLAPDSCVPCQPRASSFSCGSSRSVRFA